Proteins from one Mixophyes fleayi isolate aMixFle1 chromosome 9, aMixFle1.hap1, whole genome shotgun sequence genomic window:
- the ALAD gene encoding delta-aminolevulinic acid dehydratase, with amino-acid sequence MEANSILHSGYFHPVLRAWQASATSLHATNLMYPIFVTDDPDAVELIHSLPGQARYGVNKLEEMLRPLVEGGLKCVLIFGVPSKVTKDDRGSAADSDDTPAILAIRKIRSLFPQLLIACDVCLCPYTSHGHCGILREDGSIENETSCLRLAEVALAYARAGCHVVAPSDMMDGRIGAIKKALISNGLGNQVSVMSYSAKFASCFYGPFRDAAQSKPAFGDRKCYQLPPGARGLACRAVDRDVREGADMLMVKPGMPYLDLVREVKDKHPDLPLAVYHVSGEYAMLWHGAQAGAFDLKVAVLEAMTGFRRAGADIIITYYTPQLLKWIKEL; translated from the exons ATGGAGGCGAACAGTATATTACACAGTGGCTACTTCCACCCGGTTCTCCGCGCCTGGCAAGCCTCTGCCACCAGCCTGCATGCCACCAATCTCATGTACCCCATCTTCGTCAC AGACGATCCTGACGCCGTTGAATTGATCCACAGTCTGCCCGGGCAAGCCAG GTATGGAGTGAACAAGTTAGAGGAGATGCTGCGCCCTCTGGTGGAAGGTGGCTTGAAGTGCGTGCTGATCTTTGGAGTCCCCAGCAAAGTTACCAAG GACGATCGAGGGTCGGCGGCTGACTCGGATGATACTCCCGCAATCCTGGCTATTCGGAAGATCCGCTCCCTCTTTCCGCAGCTGCTCATAGCCTGTGACGTCTGTCTGTGTCCCTATACGTCCCACGGACACTGCG GGATTCTCCGAGAAGATGGCAGCATAGAGAACGAGACCAGCTGTCTGCGGCTGGCGGAGGTCGCCCTGGCGTACGCCCGTGCAG GATGCCATGTGGTGGCTCCCTCGGATATGATGGATGGCAGGATTGGCGCCATTAAGAAAGCTTTGATATCCAATGGTCTGGGGAACCAG GTTTCGGTCATGAGTTACAGCGCAAAGTTTGCCTCCTGCTTCTATGGCCCGTTCAG agatgCGGCACAGTCCAAACCTGCGTTCGGAGATCGGAAATGTTACCAATTGCCTCCTGGTGCACGAGGATTGGCCTGCAGGGCGGTG GACCGTGACGTACGTGAAGGAGCGGACATGCTCATGGTGAAGCCAGGAATGCCGTATTTGGACCTTGTGAGAGAAGTGAAGGACAAG CATCCAGACCTCCCTCTGGCCGTGTATCATGTGTCGGGGGAATACGCCATGCTCTGGCACGGGGCACAGGCTGGAGCCTTTGACCTGAAGGTAGCGGTGCTGGAGGCCATGACCGGATTCCGGAGAGCCG GTGCTGATATCATAATAACCTATTACACTCCCCAACTCCTCAAGTGGATAAAAGAATTGTAA